The genomic stretch ACAAAAAGACATAGCCCAACAACTGGGTTTATCACTTTCTGGAGCCAAGAGTCGTGTGCAAAGAGGCAGAGTCAAATTTCGCGAACAAATGATGGCATGTTGTGATTTTGAAGTAGACCAAAACGGTATTGTCGATTACACCAGAAAAGATACCGGCAGCGCACCTAAATGTGACCCTTTATTGGAGCAAAAATGAATAACCAAGCAAACATAATGATCCCACAACATGTAATTGAAGACGCCACTGAATGGGCAATTATGCATGGCGTCGCATTTCGTCAAGCAGACAATACCGCAAGACACTGCCCTTTTAGCATTGCGCCAATGACAATGAAACGTGAAGTGTATGAACACTTGCGTAAAGTAACGCCGCTGATCACCAAACTAATCAGCAACCTGTCTGAAGACCATGATTACCTGCAATCATCATTACAAGACATGGCCAAAGCCGATCCCTTTTTCGGTCGCTTATTAGCACTCCATCAGCAGGCGCACTATGATAAAAAACAGGGTAAAACAGACAAACGCCTTAATCCGGCACGTACACCATTACTGTTAATGCGCACCGACTTTATGGATGACCGTGAACACGGCGCTAAAGTCATCGAATTTAATGGTATCGCAGCGGGCATGGCACCCTTTGGTCAACGTGCGACAGAGTTTCACGCCTTTATGGCAAACCAATGGCCTGCCGTTTATCGCACATGGGCGGCTACTAGCTCGGAAAATAGTTCTAAAAATAGTTCTAAAAATAGCCCCGCTACACCAGCAGAGAATCAAGGCCTAGAACAACTCGCTTATGGTATTGCCCAAGCAGCTAAAAAAGTCCAAGCGACCTTTACTACCGATACGCCCCAAGCTAAGCCAACCTTTTTGATGGTAATTCAAGACAATGAAGATAATGTTTACGACCAACACTTGCTTGAAATCGCGCTGCAGAAAAATGGCTTACGCACAGTAAGACGGACGTTTGAGCAGCTCAGTACCCAGCTTACAACAGGCGAAAACCAACGTTTAATGCTAGCAGGTGTCGGTGCTATCGACGTAGTGTATCTACGCGCTGGCTACCAATATTCAGACTACTATTCTCCAAAACGTAATGAATCGGTATGTTGCCAGACGTTAAGCCAGACAAGATTGTTTATCGAACAACATCATGTAGCGATGAACGCCACTATCGGTCAGCAGTTAGCCACCAGTAAAACCATACAAATGTTGCTCACGATAATGCCCGCTGAAGACTATTTACGCTGGGGACTGACGCTGGAAGAAGCGCTATTAGTCAAAAGTGTGCTTGCAGAAATGAAGCCAGTGAATGAAAGCACCATCACTTGGTTTAACACCCAAGCAGACAAACAACAATGGGTATTAAAGAATCAAGGTGAAGGTGGTGGTCACTGCATTTTTGGTGACGATATTAGCGATAAGTTAAATCAACTTAACCCAACTGAGTACGACGCATGGGCGTTAATGTTACGTTTGCATCCACATGAACGCGAGACGCCAACTATTGCAGTGCGTGATGGCCAGCAAACTCAAATCGACGATTTAGTCAGTGAAATAGGTCTGTTTACCGCCTACTACAATGGTGAGCCAGTAACTGAATATAAAGGTTATGCAGGGTATTTGATCCGCAGTAAACCAGCGAGTGAGAACGAAGGTGGTATTCACAGTGGTAAGGGTATTTTAGATTCTCTTGCACTGATTGATTGATTAATTGAACGATTGATTAAATCCAAGGCTCATCATTAAATGATTTGCGTCTTTAAGCTAACAAAGGCGAGCATAATGTGGATTTATTTTATAATAAATGTTCCATTATCATGCTCGCATTTTTGGGTTTAGGCACTAATCTTCAAAATCTGAAATCAGTAGATTCGCAGCTGCAAAGGCCGCGTTGTCACGAACATCGTCAGGTAAAGACTCGTTACTAGCTACATCGTTTAATGCTTTGATCGCACAGCCAATCGCTTTTGGAATATAACCCTGATCACCACTGCCAATTAATGAATACAACTCACGGACTTTGTCACAACACTGATACACGTTCATGGTAATACCTTATATAGAAGAGTCATTTAAAATTAATATGGGACTATTTTAACCTTTGCCTTAATTCAATGTCGAGCGTTAAGGTTGATTGAAGATGTGTTGATCTTGGTTAGTAAATGCATAGCAACACCTCTAACACCAATCCTGACATTCTCTTACAACTCAATAATGTACTCTGCTAAAACACGCATGTAACATCATGTTCCATGCTTAATTCAGGTTAAATTGATGTTCCGTATACAAAAGATTGTGTTTATATCCCTGCTTACCAATTTGCTCGCATCATGCGCTTATCATGAATACAATCCATCAAAACCTGATGACTACGCGAAATATTGGTGTCAGGAAGAGCACAGAAATAATTCCGTACTTGCAGTTCTAAATACAGATCAGGGGCGCGAAGACACAACCCCAGATAATTGCGATATCTATTACAGATAGCAGGCTGGAATAGATAACTCTTTAAGCTAAATATCTTGCTGTTTAAGTAGTTTAGTTGGGATCTCATCATCAACACCAAGGGTTAATGCACAGACTCTGTAAGTATCTGTATACCGACATATTAGGTCTAATTCGAAAAGGGTAACGCTTTCTATTTACAGCCTTGTTTACTCGCGTCTTTGTGTTTCAACATTTCCAGATCGGACTTGGTAATGGCACTTTCAAAATCTGTGCTGTTGGTAAACTCACAATAACCCGGCGCAACAGAAACACCACTTTCAATAAAGGGCAGTTTACTCTTTGATTGCAATCTTAGTACGGTGGATATGCTGTCAAACACACGAACCGCAGCGGACTCATTACAACCCTTAAGTACAACGACAAATTCATCGCCGCCCATGCGTATAATGTAATCCTCTTTTCTGATGCAAGAGTTCGCCGCATCACAAATCATCTTAATCGCGATATCACCGTAGTCATGGCCAAATTTATCATTAATCATTTTAACTTTATTGCCATCAAGGTAAATAACTGTGCCACCACTATTCAACATACCTTCTTTCATTAACGCTAATTCAATGAATTCACGATTGTAAACACCCGTCAATTTATCAGTAATTGAACGTGTTGTTTTCTCTCTAATGAGCGCATTTTTTAAGTTTAGATGTAATAACATATAGAAAATGATCGCCAAAAATAACCAGCAAACGATGAACAACGGAATGATACTTTGGAGGGGGGCAAACAGTGCGTGCCTTTCCGTTATAAGGTAACCAAACTTACTTTTATGAAAAAAACAACATCCGAATTTCGATTGAAAATGGATGTGTAATCATCAGCATAAAGCTCAACATACTTAAACGGTTTATCTTCAAACTCTAGCGAATCAAGGATTAAATCAGTGCTAAACGCGCTCATATCCTCTAACGACATATGAAACATAATGTAAAAAGATGTGCCCTTAAGTCGTTTCATTATAATCACGCTGGGCTTACCATCGATTAATGTATTGTGTACATTAGAATAATGAAGTTCATCGGTATTCTCACCACAAGATCCTGTTTCTACACACCGATCATGTCTAAATACCTTTTGTAACGCTTCGTCAGAAAAATCCATTAACGCGATAAGTTCATTGCTATCCATGCTGCGAACAAATGTGCGGATCTTACTATCATTCAGTTTTTTTAAAATTCTCGAGTCCAAAGAATTCATAAAATTAAGCACCTTAACCCCCTGCTTGGTTTGACCTTCCAAAGCATGATGCAGAAATCGACCATCGTTATTATCACGTGTCGAATTTATCTTATGGGTACTCGCATCCCACAAATCAGTGACGAGGTTGAGGATATAACCGTAGTTATCAAAATTGGCATTGACTTCATTCACTCGACTAGTAAAAGAAGAGTATGATCTGTGGAAGTATTTATTATAATTCATCGCGCCATAAAGACTGACGAATGCGAGGCTTATAACAAAAGCAATAAGCACACTATAAGTCAGTTTATTCATATTCGTCGTCATTATCTCACTCCAACATCATCAAATATGCGCTTATACCTAAATCAGTTAAATCCATAATCGCAATGAAATCCGTTGCACCTTGGTAAAATTCGCTATTTAACCAAGCTAGAGCAGGATAATAACTATCTCTGTATAATCATTTATAGGCTTAACCCATATATAAACTGGATTATACATATTTGATATTTACAGGGTGATATAAACAAGTCGAACGGCTTATTTCAGGTGTTTTTACTAGCGACACTTTGTTGATCAAAGCGACATAATACAAGATCAAAAAAGCCCCCAATAAAGGAGGCTCGTTTTATGATAAGTTTATTTTATTCGTATTCAGAAGCGTACGTTTCTTCATAAGTGTGTGAGTAAAGCTCGAATAAATTACCAAACGGGTCTTCTAGATAAACCATTTTCGCTTGTTTGCTATCGTCTTCTGGGTGGTAGCGATGAACGTCCATACGCACTTTACCGCCGTATTCTTCAGTACGCGCCATAGCACCTTCAAAATCATCTGTTTGCAGACAGAAGTGGAAAATACCAAGGCGTGAAAAATCAACTTCGTGGCGTTCTTGACGCTCTTTCATTTCAAAAATTTCAACACCAATGCCGTCAGTCGTGACTAAGTGAGCGATGTTAAAACCTTTAAAGCCTTCACCAAATACTGCTACACACATTTTACCAATCGCAGACTCACGTTCTTCAAGTACTTTAGTGTTGTTCATTACAATTTTAAGACCAAGCGCTTTAGTGTAAAACTCAACCGCTTTATCCATATCGCCAACCATAATACCTACATGATTCATTTTCATAATATACTCACTTTTGCGTTGTTAGTTGTTTGTCTGTTTTGATGGAGTAAGTATAGGCAGTGACAACCATTAAGTGAAATTATCAATTTTAATGTTTTTGATAATTTATTGTAATGATTTTTGTTCGTTTACTTTTCGGCGTTGGTGCAATAATCGGTTTTAAAAAACCATTAATCACATGCCACTATTTCGATTAGTGGTTTTTTAGGTTCCTGATCATAACTGGTATATTTTACATAGCAGTTGTCTTCTATTAAGACTGGATAATTATTGGCTAATCGTTTGGCGTTGTCCGTTGGCGTGATAAGTACAACTGCGCCAGCCCATATTTTTGTCCATTCAACCAAAGCAAAGCTATCATCATCTTCAACAATGCCGATGCCATCGACTAAATATTTCAAGGTCAAGGTATCAGCAACGGGGTAACCATAGTCAAAAGAACACCATTCACAGCCTTCATAAAATGCTGCTGATTCTGCATAGGTGAGCGCTGCATCATTTTCCATACCGTCAATGACCATCTTCTTATGAGAGATATTAATCGCACTTTCGATTGCAGCCTTTAGACTGATGAGTGAAGCGTTTTCAGCATCGGTATCAATATTGATAAATCGAGGGATTGCTGTTGCCGCTAAAATACCTATGACGATAATAGATATAATTAATTCTATGAGTGTGAAACCTTTGTTTTTCATTTAATCCATTTCAAATTACATTATTGCTGGGTTAATACCAGTGAATGATATCCATATAATGACGGATGCTATGTCAGTTAATAGCGAGTGTAAACGGTATATATGTAAGGACTTGTAAGCAGGGTTAGACAAATAAAGTTCTACTTTTTTACACATGCTTATGTATACATTGCAGCCTATCTTTACCCCTATATGCGCAGACACCGGAGCCTAAAGATGATAAAAGGTCTTTCTTCACCGCCGTTTATAATGATTTCATCGATAACTCTTTTTATGATGATAAGGGCATTGTTTTAACCTACACAGGTAGAACCTATCACCTCACCTCTCGAGATCGTAATGAAGACAATCAAATCATGGGGGTTGGCTATAAAGGCTTTGAAGCATCGAGCATGGTTAATTCGTTCTACAGCCGTTCGTATATGTTTTCCTATCACAAGAAGTGGCCTGTGAATAACTGGGCTGATTTAGGCTTTGGGTTAGGTGGTATTACTGGGTATTCAAAGGAGGAAAATAGTGTTCAGCTATTTAATGTTACTCCCCTAATTTCTCCCACTATTAATATTAATTATAAAGGACTTGGTTTTGAGACTGCGCTCCAGACCTATGTATTTGTATTCACATTAAATTATCAATATTGACCTTAAGGACTAAATAGAAATATGTAGGGATAACTATTTAGCCTCAAAATAAAAGAAACCCGAAAGGGATGATTGTTACACCACTATCTCAATTCGATTCCACTCTGGATCTAATACCACACATTCATAATAGCCATCGCCAGTGCGGCGTGGTCCATCGAGCACCTCATAACCCTGCGCTATAAATTCTATGGCCATCGCATCGACCTTGGCCTCTGAACCGACAGCAAAGGCAATGTGAGCGAGTCCGGTGAACTGTGGAAATACATCTGCTGCAGATATCAACACAGAATCCATTTGCATCAATTCAATGCGTGGACCATCTGGCAGAGTCAGGAAATACGACTGAAAACCTTTACGTGTATTTTCATATTTAGCATTACTTTTGGCATTAAAGAAATGTGTATAAAAACATTTCATTGTTTCCAGGTCTTTGCACCAAATCGCTACATGTTCAATTCTCATTTCAGCACCTCATTTTGTTGTTCTTCTGCTTCATTGAATGACATAAATGCATTTAGGCTAAAGATAGCCTCGATTTCCACAGCGCTTTTACAGGTTTGCAGACGAGCCTGATAATATTCAGCAAGCGTGCTGCTTGCCGAGCCTTGAAAGATTGCTTTAATTGTCTTAAACATGCTCATACCTCTATTTCTATCAATGTTTCTATCTATATTGCTATAGCGTGATTTAAGCGTTACGCGTTGCTTAAATGATGAGGTAAGTACCCGCCAATAACAGGAACTAAAAAAGAGAGTGAATAATATTTTTTACTTCCGCTTAAAGTCGTAACCTTGCTGATAATGTCTTTTAAATCCTATTTACGGTCTAAACG from Moritella marina ATCC 15381 encodes the following:
- a CDS encoding VOC family protein is translated as MRIEHVAIWCKDLETMKCFYTHFFNAKSNAKYENTRKGFQSYFLTLPDGPRIELMQMDSVLISAADVFPQFTGLAHIAFAVGSEAKVDAMAIEFIAQGYEVLDGPRRTGDGYYECVVLDPEWNRIEIVV
- a CDS encoding prepilin-type N-terminal cleavage/methylation domain-containing protein — protein: MKNKGFTLIELIISIIVIGILAATAIPRFINIDTDAENASLISLKAAIESAINISHKKMVIDGMENDAALTYAESAAFYEGCEWCSFDYGYPVADTLTLKYLVDGIGIVEDDDSFALVEWTKIWAGAVVLITPTDNAKRLANNYPVLIEDNCYVKYTSYDQEPKKPLIEIVACD
- a CDS encoding VOC family protein translates to MKMNHVGIMVGDMDKAVEFYTKALGLKIVMNNTKVLEERESAIGKMCVAVFGEGFKGFNIAHLVTTDGIGVEIFEMKERQERHEVDFSRLGIFHFCLQTDDFEGAMARTEEYGGKVRMDVHRYHPEDDSKQAKMVYLEDPFGNLFELYSHTYEETYASEYE
- a CDS encoding glutathione synthase → MNNQANIMIPQHVIEDATEWAIMHGVAFRQADNTARHCPFSIAPMTMKREVYEHLRKVTPLITKLISNLSEDHDYLQSSLQDMAKADPFFGRLLALHQQAHYDKKQGKTDKRLNPARTPLLLMRTDFMDDREHGAKVIEFNGIAAGMAPFGQRATEFHAFMANQWPAVYRTWAATSSENSSKNSSKNSPATPAENQGLEQLAYGIAQAAKKVQATFTTDTPQAKPTFLMVIQDNEDNVYDQHLLEIALQKNGLRTVRRTFEQLSTQLTTGENQRLMLAGVGAIDVVYLRAGYQYSDYYSPKRNESVCCQTLSQTRLFIEQHHVAMNATIGQQLATSKTIQMLLTIMPAEDYLRWGLTLEEALLVKSVLAEMKPVNESTITWFNTQADKQQWVLKNQGEGGGHCIFGDDISDKLNQLNPTEYDAWALMLRLHPHERETPTIAVRDGQQTQIDDLVSEIGLFTAYYNGEPVTEYKGYAGYLIRSKPASENEGGIHSGKGILDSLALID
- a CDS encoding YaeP family protein, with protein sequence MNVYQCCDKVRELYSLIGSGDQGYIPKAIGCAIKALNDVASNESLPDDVRDNAAFAAANLLISDFED
- a CDS encoding GGDEF domain-containing protein, translating into MLLHLNLKNALIREKTTRSITDKLTGVYNREFIELALMKEGMLNSGGTVIYLDGNKVKMINDKFGHDYGDIAIKMICDAANSCIRKEDYIIRMGGDEFVVVLKGCNESAAVRVFDSISTVLRLQSKSKLPFIESGVSVAPGYCEFTNSTDFESAITKSDLEMLKHKDASKQGCK